From Fulvivirga lutea:
TTTAGACTCGACAGCCAATTTGGGTACTTTTTGAGAAATACCAGAAATGGATATCAACAGCAATAATGATAAGGTGAGTAGTAATTTTTGCATCTGATTTGTTTATTGAAATTTTAACAAGCCGCAAACTTACCTCCTTAATTTGTAAAAAGAAATGTCGATTTTATTATATTTCTTACATGATGAATAATCGCCTTATAATTATTGATATCTAGATTTATATAAAACACACTTTTTCAAATCAGGGTAATCACTTAATTGAGGATGCTCAAAATGGCATTCAAATTTCATCCCAATCTTTTGCATAACATTAATAGAAGGTAAGTTTACCTCAGGGGCAATTGCAACAATTTCTTTTAGTTTAAGACTCTCAAACCCAAATTCAAGACATCTTTCGGCACCTTCAGTGGCCAATCCTTTGCCTTGAAATTTGGTGGCTAGCCTCCAACCAATATCAGTACATGGAGAAAAGTCTGTGTCTAATTCTTTGTATGATAAACCAATGAAACCTATAAGTTCATGCGTATCTAACAGATCCACTGCATAGTAGCAATAGCCATACTTTTTATAATCGCCATTTTGTTTATTTATCCACTTAGCGGTGTCGGATTCATTTACCGTAGAAGGAAAATATTTCATAACCGCAGGATCAGCATTCAATTGGGCGAGGGGAGTAAGGTCGTTATCTGACCAAAGGCGAAAACCTATTCGTGATGATTGAAATAGGTATTGTTCCATAAGTAATTAAAGTATTTGAGAAAGATGCTTGTAGCTTTTCAAATGAAAATAATTAATCGTTGGAGACTTTTACAGCAGCAATACTATAATGCGGCTGTGCTGCTTCTTTCCATACTACTTTTTTCAATTGCGAGTCGTAAGCACCCGTTATTTCATAGTTTGGATAACTGGTTTCTTTCCATTCTACTTTCTTGGTTTCAGGATTATAAACCCCATGAACGTCATATCTTGGATAAGTAGATTGTTTCCATTCAACAACTTTTAGTGCAGCGTTATATACTCCCATGATAGTATAATTAGGCCAGAGAGACTCTTTCCATTCTATTTCATTAATTGCAGGATTATATACACCGCTGATAGTATACCTTTTTGATGATGATTGTTTCCATTGAACACTTTTTGAAATGGGATCATAAACACCAGAAATATCGTAACGCGGCCACTCTGATTGCTTCCACTCAATTGATTTAGTATTGGGGTTATACACTCCTGCAATTGTATAATTCGGATAATCGGTTTGTTTCCATTCAGTTTGCCCTGTTGCAGGATTGAACACACCCACTATTTGATAGTTGGGATAATCTGATTCTTTAAATTCAATGATATTATTTCCACTTTGACTATGTTCCTGCCCGAATGAGATGGTAGTCACTATAATCAGGCACATAAATAAAATGCCCAATTTATTGGCTGAAGTTTTTATTTTTTCCTGCTGCAATCTAATTCTCATGAGATAACAAAATTAATGAGTTTTGAACTCTTATACCCGATCTGGTTAAATTCTTGGTTTCGGTTTTGAAGAATTCTTCAATTGTTTTGACCTAGATATAGTTAATTCAAATTATCTATATAAACGTAAATAATATTGCAATTCGTCATGCTAGATATTGAGATTTCTTTGGCATCTGAATCTAGTGAAATCTGGGTTAGAGATTTAACCGGAATTGTTTGTTGTTCATTATAAGTGAGTTTAACTGGTTGATGATAGTTATAGAAGAAGTGATCTCCTTTATCTAATTTGAGCAATTTTTGTTCGCCAGCTTTTAATTGAATGATCGATACTTTGCTACTGATATCGCCTTTAGTCATCAGATTGAAATCAGTACACTTACCTTTAGATATTGTTTCCCAATTACCGGAAAAGTGATCCATTTCAAATGGAATTAAAAGTTTTTGGTGGTGATTAGTGTGTTCTAACTTCATTTGCCCTTCTAACACCACAAGTGTTCTATTTACGTTTGGCAATTTTGTAAATACAGATTCATCTATTTCAACAGTTGCAGTACTTAGCCTTAATTTAAAACCTCCAGACTTGAAGTCGGCATTTGCAGGAAAAATGAAAAGCTCCGTGGTAGTGCCGCCCGACCATTGCGTTGTTTTGAATGAGTTATGTAACTGGATTTGCATTTATTCAACTATCGTTCTAAAAGTAAGGTTTACTCTTGGTGAATGCACTTTTTTAGTAAGAGGTAGCCGGTGTTTCCAGTAGGTTTGGCAGGTGCCTTTCATTACTAGCAATGACCCATGTTCTAGAAAGGTCGTTACCGTTTCACCTGATTCTATATGCTTAAATAAAAATTTGCGCTCAGCACCAAAAGTTAATGAAGCAATGGCCCCGTTTGGCTTTAAATCTTTTTCGCCATCACTATGATATGCCATACCCTCCGAACCATCGTGATACAGATTTGTAAGGCATGAGTTGTAAGATTCACTAGTAACCTTTTCTGTCAGATTTTTTAACTCTTTTAATTCTTTAGTCCACGGAAGCGCCTTTTTAATACTATTTGAATATTTGTATTCATAAGGCCTGCTTCCATACCAGCCATACTTTCGTTTAGTTACATAGTGTTTGCCAAAAATGTAAGCTTCATCATTACGCCATTCAAGCGTTTCCATTAGCACTTTAAAATAGTTGTCGGCATCTTGTTGATTGATCACTTTACCATAGTAATAAACTTCACCATCGAATGGCAATAGATTCTTTTTCGGGTCATGTGGAAAATCGAATAACATACTTAAATGACTAACAACCCTGATTTTCTCAACGTATTGATTGGTTTCGAATACCAAAATATTTCGAAGTCATCATAATGCTCCTCAAAAGACTTTTTAACCTTTGCTAGCGTCAAAGGTGTTTTTGATTCTGGCTTGGCTTGATTGAGAATACTAACAACCCAATCTACTTTTTCATTATCGATGCTCAACTGAGTAATACCTATATTATTATGGAAAATAAGCTTTGCCTTTTTGTTTTTCTTGGCAATATCTATTGTAGGCGTATTACCAACCCAAATTACTTTGGCAGACGGCTGAGGAGATTGGTATTCTTCCTCTTCCAGGCTATTTAGAATAAAATCTTCAGGAATTGTCGTTTGTGGAATGTTAAAATCAAACCACTCCTGCAAGTCAAATTCAAAACAAAGGCCATGCATGTAATTGAATAAGGACTTTTTCAATCCGTAACTAAATTGGTCATGATCTATTCCGGTGGAATCAGTGAATTGAACATCGTTATGGGCAAATGTTATTTCCTCTTTTTCAGGAGTAACTCCATATAACTCAGGATGTAGCCCAACAGGGCTATGTGCAGTTAAAGCAAATTGATGCCAAAACCCAGATTGAATAATTCCTTGCTCAAACATTTGTCTTACCATTTCCAAACTGTCAACAGTTTCTTGAACAGTTTGAGTAGGGTAACCATACATCAAGTAGGCATGCACCATAATACCTGCTTCTGTAAAATTTCTAGTTACTTTAGCTACTTGCTCTACCGTCACACCTTTATCTATCAGCTTTAGCAACCTATCTGAAGCTACTTCTAACCCTCCTGAAACGGCTATGCAACCTGAAGCTTTTAACAACTGACATAAATCGTATGTGAAGCTTTTTTCAAAACGAATGTTAGTCCACCAGGTTACTGTTATTTTCCTTCTTACTATTTCTAATGCCAACTCTCGCATAAGTGCGGGCGGTGCAGCTTCATCAACAAAGTGAAAACCAGTATCACCTGTTTGAGTAATAAGATTTTCCATTCTGTCAACAAGTATTTTAGCTGCTATAGGCTCATATAGTTTTATATAATCTAATGAGATATCGCAAAAGGTGCATTTACCCCAATAGCATCCGTGCGCCATAGTTAACTTGTTCCAGCGCCCATCACTCCACAAGCTGTGCATCGGGTTAGCGATCTCGATAAATGATATGTACTTGCCTAGATGGAGATCTGAATAATCCGGTGTGCCCAAATCAACCTGTTTGTAATCAGGTTTAGAGGATAAGTTGTTATAAAATACTTTACCATCCTTCAAGTGAAAAGTTCTTTTGAGTTCAACGGTATTCCTATCTGTTTCCAGATTCTCTACGAGTAATTCAATCGGGACTTCACCATCATCTAACGTAATAAAATCGAAGTATTCAAAAACTCTTGAGTCAGAAACAGAGCGTAATTCGGTATTTGGGAAACCACCACCCATGGCTGTTTGAATGTTGGAATCAAATGACTTTATCCATTGGGCACAACGGAACGCACTGTATAAATTACCCGGGAAAGGAACAGAAAAACATACCAGTTTGGGTTGTGTTTCTTTAATGCGTTTTTCAAGCAATTCCAATGTGAGCTGATCAATAAAACTTGGTTTGCGTTGTAGGCTTTGATGTAATTCATCAAAGCTATTAGCACTCATTCCCAGCCGTTCAGCATATCTGCTAAAACCGAAATTATCATCAATGCATTCGATAATAAAATCAGATAAATCTTCTAGAAAGAGTGTAGCCAGGTGCTTAGCCTTATCCTGCATACCCATATTTCCAAAAGCCCATTCAAGATCGTCTAACTGATTAAATCGGGATGCCTGTGGCAAATAGCCCTCTGTGCAAATTGATCTGGCGTAGGAATGATTATTGCCTTGCAAAAAGGTGATAACATCATTAATCTTGGCAAGGTATTCTTCCCGTAATGCTATGATTCTCTGTGAGTTATCAGAATAGTCAACGTTAGCTTTGCTGGCAATTTCAAATAGCTTAATCAGGTTTTTCTTAGTGAAAAGCTCATTTATTACATCAATCCCCAGGTCCATCTGATAGGAATCAATATTTTTAGTATTTAGAAATCCTTTTAAATAAGCTGTTGCCGGATAGGGTGTATTCAGCTGAGTAAAAGGTGGAGTTATTAAAAGAAGCTTTCTCAAGATAGTTGCAATTTATGCATTGCTGCGTACGCCTACGGTTGAATTACCTAATTATTTCAATTTTTGGGATAAGCTATTACAATTAGTTTTTCATTATTTCAGTTGCTCCAAATCCCTAATTAGAATCTTTCTTCTATCGAAATTAATAAGATTGGCCTCCTTTAATTCATTAAGAATGGTTGTAACGGTTTGCCTTGAAGTACCGGTTAGATTAGCGATATCCTTGTGAGTAAGTTTAGTAGGGATCATTGTTTCGAAGCCTACTTTTTTGCCCTTCCACGCTGCCGCATCTTTCAAGAATTCTATTACTCTTGTTCTGGCATCTTTAAATACAAGCGACTCCACTTTTCTTTCGAGCTTTCTGATGCGTAAACCAATAAGCTTGTAAATTTTAAAGCTCAGCTCTTTATTATCGGCCATAAGCCCACGCATTTCATCAATACTTACTGGGCACACGTTGGTATTATCATCCATGGCTTGGGCAAAATCGGCTCTGCGCTCTTCACCAGTAAGGGCCAACTCACCAAAAATTTCACCTGCGCCTAAAATGGCTTTCACAATCTCCTTACCGTCATCAGAGTAATGACCTATTTTAACACGCCCTTCGGCAATCATGTAAATATATTTTGCCTGCTCATCAGCAAAATAGATAAACTCATTCTTTTTGTATGTTGTAAACTCATGCTTATCCTGTAGGCCTGCAGTTTTATGTGGACATAATACATTAAATAGGTCTACCTCTTCAAAAAACCAAAGGTTGGATTTTTCATTCATGTCTGGTGGCGTTTAATCAATGAAATTACTGAATATTGTTAAGTTAGTAAAGATCAAAGTTCGTTTCGTTTATGAAATTATCACGCATTATTATCTATCCCATTAAATCTTTAGGTGGCATTGAACTTCAAAGCTCTTTAGTTACTGAAAGAGGTTTAAAGTACGATAGAAGATTCATGTTGGTAGATGATAATAACAAGTTCTTAACCATCAGACAGCATAAAGAGTTCTTGTTTTTTACTGTTGAATTAACTGATGACGGCTTTGTTGTTAAAAACAAGGAATCTGATGAGTCGATTAATGTGCCTTTTGATATTACAGAAGGCCAAAAAGTGCCAGTTAGAATTTGGGATGATTCAGTTGATGGGATTGTAGCTGCAGACTCGATAAATAAATGGTTTTCATCACAATTGAAAATGTCATGCCGGCTGGTTTATTTGCCAGACGAATCTCCAAGAAGAGTACAACCTGATTGGGTAAAACAGGAAAATCACGTGAGTCTGGCAGATGCATATCCTTATTTAATTGTTGGTGAATCTTCGGTTTCAGACTTAAATAATAAAATCGAAGAAGATATAACTTATCAACGTTTTAGACCTAATTTGATATTTAGTGGAGGCCAACCTTATGACGAATTTTTATGGAAAGAAATCATCATTGGTGAAACTACATTTCAATGTATTAAGCCTTGTACACGTTGTATTGTAACTACTATGAATCCTGAAACCGCTGAAATAGGGAAGGAACCCTTGAAAACGCTCTTCAAGCAAAAGATAAATGATAAGATGGTTTTCGGAGAAAATTCTGTTTTACTTTCGGGGCAAGAGGTGCGAGTTGGTGATGATATCTCGGTGACCTCTAAAAAACAAGACCCTTATGAGAGTATTGAATAAAAACCTTGAAGTTTAAAGCTTAACCAAAGTTGATGTTTAATTTTACGGCATGTCATATCTATACATAAAGGCATTACATTTAATTTTTGTTGTCACCTGGTTTGCGGGTTTGTTCTACATTGTAAGAATCTTTATTTATCAAACCGAGGCAAGTCAAAAAGCAGAACCTGAAAAATCCATACTTGAAAAGGAGTATCAGAAGAATGCAAAATTACTTTGGTATGCTATTACCTGGCCTTCCGCCATTTTAACCTTGATTTTTGGTTCTCTTTTATTATTCGTTTATAGATTTGATTACCTCACCCAAGGATTTATGCATATCAAATTAGCATTGGTAGTTCTTCTCTATATATATCAGTTTATATGCCATGGGATATTCAAAAATCAACAAAGAGGTATTTATAAACGCACCTCAATACAGCTAAGAATATGGAACGAAGTGGCTACTATTCTGTTAGTAGGTATAGTATTTATTATAGTTCTAAAAAGTGCCCTAAGCCTTGTTTGGGGGATTATTGGGCTTATTTGTTTTAGTGTTTTAATTATGGCAGCCGTAAGGTTGGTTAAAAATATTCGAGAGAAAAAATGAAATATATCTGGGTGGCAATAATTGGCTTATCGCTTTTGGCTTGTGAAAAGGAGGAGAACCGCTTGAAAATCTATGGTAGGAGCGAGGTCACGGATGCTGGTGATACTATTTACCACAAAATAGCTGATTTTAAATTTGTAAATCAGGATAGCAATTGGGTGACACAAGATACTTTCAAAGACAAGATTTATGTGGCTGATTTTTTCTTCACCTCTTGTCCAACTATTTGCCCAATAATGAAAACTCAAATGTTGCGTGTGTATGATAAAATTGAGAATAATCCGGAGGTAATGATTTTATCGCACAGTATTGACCCAAAACATGATACGGTGGCTGTTCTAAAAGAATTTGCTGATCGCTTGGGTGTTACATCTGATAAATGGCATTTTGTAACGGGTAATAAGGAAGATATTTTTAAAGTAGGGCAGACAAGTTATATGGTTAGTGCAAGTGAAGATCCAACAGCACCTGGTGGATACTTACACAGCGGAGCCTTTATATTAATAGATAAAGAAAGGAGAGTTAGAGGTTTGTATGATGGGACTAAACCTGAAGCGGTTGATAAATTGATGAATGATATTGACAGACTTTTAAAAGAATATGAAAAGTAAGTTATTCTTATTAATATTTCTTGTAGCAGGTTGCACCGGAAAGAAGGGCTCTGAAAATGCCTCTGCTTCTCAAAATGTGAAGTTTGAACAATACTTGGTGGAAGGGCAGCAGTTGTATCAAATTCATTGTGCTAACTGCCATCAGTTAAACGGGGAAGGCTTGGCCAAATTATATCCACCATTAGCTAAGTCTGATTATTTAATGGCTGACATTAATAGGGCAATTTGTATTCAGAAAAACGGACAGCAAGGCGAGATAATTGTCAATGGAGTTACATTCAACCAACCAATGCCGGGTATTGGCACACTCACTAACCTCGAAATTGCCGAACTGACTACCTACATCACTAATAGTTGGGGCAATGAGCATCGTATGGTTTCTATTAAAGAAGTAGAAAGTGCGCTGAAAAGCTGCGAGTAATTCTTGAGAAATTATTTAAATTATCCCCCGCTGGCGGGGGACAACTGAATGAAAAAAGTAAATCGGAATACAAAAAGAAAATTACTAAAGGGGTTTGAGTGAAATCACAACATCTTCCTCAGGTCGATAACTATTTCCTGATGATCGTTTAGTTCAATTCCACAATCTTCAAATGAAGGCGGTCCGAAACGGCCCATTTTGTTATTTGAAAAACCAAAGCTTTCAGTAGGTATGCCCACAAAGTTCGTATCTAAAACACCATTTTCATTTTCATCGTGAATGATACTTACCGCATACTTGCCTTTAGGAATATTATTGAAAGTTACTGTAAACTCATTTTTGCCGGCTACTGAAATCTGTTGATTTAAAAAGTCCTCCTCCAAGAACCTTTCTTCATTGTTGAATAGCGCTACAATTAAGTTTCCCTTTTGTGATTCAACCTTGTTAATCGTTATGGATAAGCTTGCCTGTTCCGTTACAGCGGGTTGAAGAAACGATAGCGAAATCATAGAAATAAGGAGATAGATATACATATACAGCTTAAATGTCAGAGTGCAGTATGTCAGGCCCGTAATTCACTATTATATGAACGTTTTTGCTTTCAGGTGTTTCAATAGTACCCGATTTTCCCAGTAAGTTGATAATCTTATCATTCACTTTAATCACATCATTAATGAAGTAATTACCTGTTGATTCAACAGGTTGAACGGAGATCATTTTACCATTATTACCAAAACGAGCTGCAAAAGCGATGGTTTGTCCACTTGCAATTCTAGTACGGTAATTCTTGCCTTCTTCGTCAGTAATTTCAGAGTAGTTACCAACGAGCATAAAACCTTTATCCAGCGTTAGCAAATCAACGATGGTTCCTGCATACTCGAACGTTTGAGACCAAAGTACATCTCCTAAAATGTTCACGCTAATCAATTGTGCTGCTTCTTTGGTATTAATTGATTGTTTAATGGTCGCTCCTTTATAAACCATTACAAAAGCATTAGTAGCTTCAATGTATTTGATTTCTCGAGGGTACAGCGGTAAATCGAGCGGCTTTTTAAATATTTCTTCACCATTTTCATTAACATAATACAGCGTGTTAGACATTCCACTTACACCTTTTGTACGAATCATTATCGCACAACCTTCAGGGGTAATCGCCATGCCTCCAACTTCGTTAATGCCTCCGCCAACTTCGCTCATATCGTATTCTTTGTACCATTTAATTCGATTGTTCGCATCAGTTTTTAACAAAAACGCCAATACTGAATTATCTTTTTGTTTTTGAACACCCGATAAGTATTTGCTGCCATCGGCATTTTCGGCAATGGCAATTGTCAATGGCTCACTGTTAAGTGAATCAAGGCTAATAAGCTTTTGTGGGGTGAGTGATATATTGCTTCTTTTATAAGATATTGATGCATTCTTTACATTATTTTCAGACAATGAATTAAGCGTTGATAGCATTTCATTCACCCCTGTATTTTTAGAATCTGTAACTAATTTCTTCTCATCAGTAACAAATTGGTTAATGCCCGGTAACCCTTTGTAATGAGTATGAAAGAAACTCTCGTATTTTTCATAGTTCTCTTCATTTACGCGTGATTCCACTATTTGTATTAAACTATCGGCATCTTTTGATTTATAAATCAATTCGCCAAGGTTTACCAAATAAACCTGATCGGAACCTGTTGTATCTCTATCATTCACCTGGCCTAATTGATAAATTAAATCCTGCTTATGTTGTTTGTATTTTAGCAATGCCAATGGTAATGACTGAGCATCGTATTTAACTAATTCAAAAATGAGTTTATTATCTAATTGATACGGTGTGTAATCAGGGATGCTCACCAAAGGGCTCATTGGCTTTAATTTGTTTGACAGCTCTAATTCAGCTGCATTTAGCTGTGTTCTTAGGGTTTGAACTTCTGTTTCAACTTCCTTAATTACCTCCTGTGCCCATTTTTTGTAATTCCATATTTCGATATTCTTCGTTAGGAAATTGGGGCTGGTAAGCAAACCTTGCAATCGGTAGGTATCTATTTCTTTTATCTTATATGATTGATTAAAATGGTCAGGATCATACCCTTTACCTGCCGCTAAATATTTATCAAGATTCACAATACTACTGTCGTAATCTGAAATCAAATCTTCCAGTTTGAATTGAAGATTGGTGTTATGCAGCAGTAATAACTTATCTCTGCTATTAAATTGTCCATTAATCTCATTAAACAATTTAATGGCTCGATCATGGTAATCTACACTCCGTGTAAAGTATTCATAAATCTGGGGCATTTTTTCAGTAAACAGTTTCGCTGAATCATATGCATTTCTAATCTTTTGATTAATTGTATTATAACTAACTATTGGGCGGCCTTTACTATCAAATCCGGTGGCAAATTCAACATAATACCCCTCGTTTTTACTTACCTCCCGATCATCCACTACCGCTGCAGCTTTTGTAAATCGCAGTTTGGCTTCATTAGCGTTGGCCATTGCCCGCTCATATTCTGTGATCGGGTCACTTTCCAAATACCTTTTCTCATAAATAAGAGCTAATCTAAAATTAGCATTAGGATGATCCAGATCTTCAATGATATAAGACTTTAAGATAGATAGTGCTTCTTCATCAGAAGCTTTGGCCAATAATGGATGTACGTCTTTGTATCGTTGGCCAAGTAATGGGAATGCCACCAATAGCACTGCTGAAAAGATGAGTAGTTTTTTCATATTCCTATTACTATTAATTCAACACGTCTGTTTTTAGCTCGGTTCTCATCAGAGTCATTGGCTACTTTTGGTTGAGATTCGCCATACCCATTATACTCAAAACGATTTTCGGCAATCTTGTTTTCCTCCAAAAAGGTGACAACGCTATTGGCACGCTTGTTAGATAAGATTTTGTTATAAGAATCGGAACCTACGTCATCTGTATGAGCAGCAACTTCAACCCTCAATGTTGGGTTTTCATTCATCAGTTTGATTACACGCTCCAACTCAATATATGAGATGTCTGATAGGGTTGCAGAGTTTGACTCAAACAAAATATCCTTCAATTCTAACTTAGCATTTTGCTCTAGCTTCAAAAGTTTCAGGTCTACACCCTGAGAGTTTTTACCAACTTCCAATGTGGTTGAGTTAAAGGCATATCCCTGATCACTGGTGGCTTCAATTTCATATCTATCACCCACACGAAGCGAAACCATGTTGTTTCCATCTACTTCAATCCGCTCATCTCTATCTTTATTTCTAAGAATAATTTTTGATTTTACTCTGGAGTTGTTCACAAGGTCTGCCACATTGATCATTACCTCTTTTTTCTCAGGTACAAGTGGGATCTCTTTTTCAAAGTTTCGGTAAAGCACCAGGTTGGATAAGTCAAGCGTGAAAAGCTCACTTTTAAAATTAGGTGCGGATACGTAAAACTCATAGTTAGAACCAATTGGCAAGGCTATTTGTGTTGTGCCATTTGGCAACCTTGTTTTTACCGTTTTAAAGAAGGTGGAGGCACCGTCTCTTTTTACCTGCACATCAGCCACCAACCCTTCAAATAATTCAGCATCACTAACAGCCACATCTAAAAAAGCATTTTGAAATAACTCAATATTTACTTCACTCTCTTGGTAAGTGGTGACCTTTCTCAAGTCAAAAGATTGAATGAAACTCGAATAACCTTCTTTTACCACCTCGATGTTGTAGTACTTTCCTGCTGCTAATACTACAGTATAAGCACCGTCTTCAGGGTTATTATCTATTTCGGAAATGATACTGGACGTTAACGCATCCCTAACAATAATTTTAGCTGCTATGCCCTGATCAGTGTCAGCATCCGTAATTTTCCCTTGAATAATGTTATTCACAAACTGGCGTAAGTCTGGTGGGATGACCACTGAATAAATATCCTGATTGTTATATACAAAATACATCAAATCTCCTTGGGCGGCTATGGTTGGTAGCTGATCGCTCGCAGCAGAATTGGCATAAGTTAATGGCACCGGTCTAGACCACTCTCCTAATGGAGTAAAAGTTGATTGGTACATATCATAATCTCCTTGCCCACCCGGCCTGTTAGATGAAAAGATAAGGGTTTTACCATCAGCCATAATTCTAGGTGCTTTTTCACAATCCAGATTGATTGGGTAAGGTAATTTTCTAGGTGTACCCCACTCTCCGTTTGCATTCCGTTCTGCTCTCCAAATTGAAGAACAAAAGCCTTCATATCTCTTTAGGTCTCGAGATTGCGGACCTTCCATGTTTTGCCTTACAAAATATAAGTATTTACCATCCGCAGAAATAGAAGGAAAGGCTTCGTAGCCATCCGTGTTGATAGCTGCCCCAATAGTTTGTGGTACACTCCAACCGGATTTATCTCTTGTGGAATAATAGATATCAGAACTGTTACCAAAACCAATAGATGCAAAGAAATAAAGGGTATTGCCATCAAAACTTATACTAGGTCCCCCTATCAAGTCAGTGGAGTCCCCAAAGTTATTTACGTTTTCGATGGGTTCAGGAAGTTGCCAATCATCATTTATAAATTTAGACTCAAACAGCTTGTAGCTGCCACCTTTGTTAGCTTCAAAGATGATTGTTTTTCCATCAGCAGAAATTGACGGAGCATACTCAACTGCTGCAGGGTCACTGAGGTTTTCTATAATCCGCTTTGTTTTTGAGTAGTCGACAGTATCTGCTTGACCTACAGCAATTTGTTCCATGCCCGTAAAAAGGATAAGGCATAGCATTAAAAATAAATTTTTAACCATATGTAGTTATCCTTTAGTCTGTTCCGATAATGATGAATGCTCCCCAATGAAATGGGTCTGCATATTTTTGTTTAAGTTCCAATTGCGCATTTTTAAAAGATTCGAATTTGTTAGTTCCGCTTAACCAGTTCTTGTAAAAATTAACCATTAATTGCTGAGTAGTATTATCATCTACTTGCCACAAACTCATAATAACTGCTTTAGCACCTGCCACCATAAACGACCGCTGTAAGCCATACACACCTTCACCATTTTTTACTTCGCCAATACCAGTCTCACAAGCTGACAA
This genomic window contains:
- a CDS encoding Crp/Fnr family transcriptional regulator, producing MNEKSNLWFFEEVDLFNVLCPHKTAGLQDKHEFTTYKKNEFIYFADEQAKYIYMIAEGRVKIGHYSDDGKEIVKAILGAGEIFGELALTGEERRADFAQAMDDNTNVCPVSIDEMRGLMADNKELSFKIYKLIGLRIRKLERKVESLVFKDARTRVIEFLKDAAAWKGKKVGFETMIPTKLTHKDIANLTGTSRQTVTTILNELKEANLINFDRRKILIRDLEQLK
- a CDS encoding alpha-ketoglutarate-dependent dioxygenase AlkB family protein, giving the protein MLFDFPHDPKKNLLPFDGEVYYYGKVINQQDADNYFKVLMETLEWRNDEAYIFGKHYVTKRKYGWYGSRPYEYKYSNSIKKALPWTKELKELKNLTEKVTSESYNSCLTNLYHDGSEGMAYHSDGEKDLKPNGAIASLTFGAERKFLFKHIESGETVTTFLEHGSLLVMKGTCQTYWKHRLPLTKKVHSPRVNLTFRTIVE
- a CDS encoding GNAT family N-acetyltransferase gives rise to the protein MEQYLFQSSRIGFRLWSDNDLTPLAQLNADPAVMKYFPSTVNESDTAKWINKQNGDYKKYGYCYYAVDLLDTHELIGFIGLSYKELDTDFSPCTDIGWRLATKFQGKGLATEGAERCLEFGFESLKLKEIVAIAPEVNLPSINVMQKIGMKFECHFEHPQLSDYPDLKKCVLYKSRYQ
- a CDS encoding CopD family protein gives rise to the protein MSYLYIKALHLIFVVTWFAGLFYIVRIFIYQTEASQKAEPEKSILEKEYQKNAKLLWYAITWPSAILTLIFGSLLLFVYRFDYLTQGFMHIKLALVVLLYIYQFICHGIFKNQQRGIYKRTSIQLRIWNEVATILLVGIVFIIVLKSALSLVWGIIGLICFSVLIMAAVRLVKNIREKK
- a CDS encoding MOSC domain-containing protein, whose amino-acid sequence is MKLSRIIIYPIKSLGGIELQSSLVTERGLKYDRRFMLVDDNNKFLTIRQHKEFLFFTVELTDDGFVVKNKESDESINVPFDITEGQKVPVRIWDDSVDGIVAADSINKWFSSQLKMSCRLVYLPDESPRRVQPDWVKQENHVSLADAYPYLIVGESSVSDLNNKIEEDITYQRFRPNLIFSGGQPYDEFLWKEIIIGETTFQCIKPCTRCIVTTMNPETAEIGKEPLKTLFKQKINDKMVFGENSVLLSGQEVRVGDDISVTSKKQDPYESIE
- a CDS encoding SCO family protein → MKYIWVAIIGLSLLACEKEENRLKIYGRSEVTDAGDTIYHKIADFKFVNQDSNWVTQDTFKDKIYVADFFFTSCPTICPIMKTQMLRVYDKIENNPEVMILSHSIDPKHDTVAVLKEFADRLGVTSDKWHFVTGNKEDIFKVGQTSYMVSASEDPTAPGGYLHSGAFILIDKERRVRGLYDGTKPEAVDKLMNDIDRLLKEYEK
- a CDS encoding B12-binding domain-containing radical SAM protein, encoding MLRKLLLITPPFTQLNTPYPATAYLKGFLNTKNIDSYQMDLGIDVINELFTKKNLIKLFEIASKANVDYSDNSQRIIALREEYLAKINDVITFLQGNNHSYARSICTEGYLPQASRFNQLDDLEWAFGNMGMQDKAKHLATLFLEDLSDFIIECIDDNFGFSRYAERLGMSANSFDELHQSLQRKPSFIDQLTLELLEKRIKETQPKLVCFSVPFPGNLYSAFRCAQWIKSFDSNIQTAMGGGFPNTELRSVSDSRVFEYFDFITLDDGEVPIELLVENLETDRNTVELKRTFHLKDGKVFYNNLSSKPDYKQVDLGTPDYSDLHLGKYISFIEIANPMHSLWSDGRWNKLTMAHGCYWGKCTFCDISLDYIKLYEPIAAKILVDRMENLITQTGDTGFHFVDEAAPPALMRELALEIVRRKITVTWWTNIRFEKSFTYDLCQLLKASGCIAVSGGLEVASDRLLKLIDKGVTVEQVAKVTRNFTEAGIMVHAYLMYGYPTQTVQETVDSLEMVRQMFEQGIIQSGFWHQFALTAHSPVGLHPELYGVTPEKEEITFAHNDVQFTDSTGIDHDQFSYGLKKSLFNYMHGLCFEFDLQEWFDFNIPQTTIPEDFILNSLEEEEYQSPQPSAKVIWVGNTPTIDIAKKNKKAKLIFHNNIGITQLSIDNEKVDWVVSILNQAKPESKTPLTLAKVKKSFEEHYDDFEIFWYSKPINTLRKSGLLVI
- a CDS encoding c-type cytochrome gives rise to the protein MKSKLFLLIFLVAGCTGKKGSENASASQNVKFEQYLVEGQQLYQIHCANCHQLNGEGLAKLYPPLAKSDYLMADINRAICIQKNGQQGEIIVNGVTFNQPMPGIGTLTNLEIAELTTYITNSWGNEHRMVSIKEVESALKSCE
- a CDS encoding HutD/Ves family protein; its protein translation is MQIQLHNSFKTTQWSGGTTTELFIFPANADFKSGGFKLRLSTATVEIDESVFTKLPNVNRTLVVLEGQMKLEHTNHHQKLLIPFEMDHFSGNWETISKGKCTDFNLMTKGDISSKVSIIQLKAGEQKLLKLDKGDHFFYNYHQPVKLTYNEQQTIPVKSLTQISLDSDAKEISISSMTNCNIIYVYIDNLN